One candidate division KSB1 bacterium DNA segment encodes these proteins:
- a CDS encoding electron transfer flavoprotein-ubiquinone oxidoreductase, producing the protein MTRESLPVDVLIVGAGPAGLACAYHLKRLIDAKQGAHKQLAEIEIMVLEKARELGAHSMSGAVMDPRGLAELMPDWKAQGFPAERFCAEDGVFYLTEKSKFRTPWTPPPLKNHGYPIVSLNRLVKWLGEKVEALGVTIATEMPGQELLLDGDKVTGVQLGDKGVNKSGEAKRNFEPGANIEARVTVLAEGTRGSLTKTAVQKLGLAGQNPQVYCLGVKEVWETPKPIAAPGTVYHTLGYPLGNTYGGSFIYTMRDNLVSIGLVTDLGAGSPYTDPHYNFQKFKAHPWVAGMIRGGKLIAYGAKTIPEGGWFAMPRHYADGLLIIGDSGSFLNAQRLKGIHLAIKSGMLAAESILNALLMDDFSKDSLKSFKEKVDSSWIKDELWAVRNFHQAFEGGVALGLVHAAAQFVSGGRGFSDHMHSVPNHKLMKRVREAGLPDRDKLLDLRAKEFDRELTFDKLTDVFKSGTTHEEDQPVHLRVADTEICRTKCREEYGNPCQFFCPAQVYEMVADAERGGVKLQINASNCVHCKTCDIMDPYEIITWVPPEGGGGPVYNDL; encoded by the coding sequence ATGACTCGCGAATCCCTCCCTGTTGACGTACTGATTGTGGGCGCCGGTCCGGCGGGGCTGGCGTGCGCGTATCATCTCAAGCGCCTGATCGACGCGAAGCAGGGCGCACACAAGCAGCTCGCCGAAATCGAGATCATGGTGCTGGAGAAGGCTCGTGAACTCGGCGCCCACAGTATGTCGGGCGCGGTGATGGATCCGCGCGGGCTGGCCGAACTCATGCCCGACTGGAAAGCGCAGGGCTTCCCCGCCGAACGTTTTTGCGCGGAAGACGGCGTGTTCTATCTCACGGAAAAGAGCAAATTCCGTACGCCCTGGACGCCGCCGCCGCTGAAGAATCACGGCTACCCGATTGTGTCGCTGAACCGCCTCGTGAAATGGCTCGGCGAAAAGGTCGAAGCGCTCGGCGTCACCATTGCGACCGAAATGCCCGGTCAGGAGTTGCTGCTTGACGGCGACAAAGTCACGGGTGTGCAGCTTGGCGACAAGGGCGTGAACAAGAGCGGCGAGGCCAAGCGTAACTTCGAGCCCGGCGCGAATATCGAAGCGCGCGTCACGGTGCTGGCGGAGGGCACGCGCGGCTCATTGACGAAAACCGCTGTGCAGAAGCTGGGTCTCGCGGGCCAGAACCCGCAGGTCTATTGCCTCGGCGTGAAGGAAGTCTGGGAGACGCCGAAACCGATCGCCGCGCCGGGCACCGTGTATCACACGCTCGGTTATCCGCTCGGCAACACGTATGGCGGCAGTTTTATCTACACGATGCGCGACAATCTCGTTTCCATCGGTCTCGTCACCGATCTGGGCGCGGGCAGTCCGTACACCGATCCGCACTACAATTTCCAGAAGTTTAAGGCGCATCCCTGGGTGGCGGGGATGATCAGGGGCGGGAAGCTGATCGCCTATGGCGCGAAGACGATTCCCGAGGGCGGCTGGTTCGCGATGCCGCGCCATTATGCCGACGGCCTGCTGATTATCGGCGACAGCGGCTCGTTTCTGAACGCACAGCGGCTGAAGGGCATTCATCTCGCGATCAAATCGGGGATGCTCGCCGCGGAATCGATTCTCAATGCACTCCTGATGGACGACTTCTCCAAGGATTCGCTGAAGAGTTTCAAAGAGAAGGTTGATTCGAGTTGGATCAAGGACGAGCTGTGGGCCGTGCGCAATTTCCACCAGGCGTTTGAAGGCGGCGTGGCGCTGGGCCTGGTGCACGCGGCGGCACAATTCGTGAGCGGTGGTCGCGGCTTCTCGGACCACATGCACAGCGTGCCGAATCACAAGCTGATGAAGCGCGTGCGCGAAGCGGGCCTGCCCGACCGGGACAAGCTGCTCGATCTCCGCGCGAAGGAGTTTGACCGTGAGCTCACGTTCGACAAGCTGACGGACGTATTCAAGAGCGGCACGACGCACGAGGAGGATCAGCCTGTCCACCTGCGGGTCGCGGACACCGAGATTTGCCGCACGAAGTGCCGCGAAGAGTACGGTAATCCGTGCCAGTTCTTCTGCCCGGCCCAGGTTTACGAAATGGTCGCGGACGCGGAGCGCGGCGGCGTAAAATTGCAGATCAACGCATCGAATTGCGTACACTGCAAGACTTGCGATATCATGGATCCGTACGAGATCATCACGTGGGTTCCGCCGGAGGGCGGCGGCGGTCCGGTGTACAACGACCTGTAG
- a CDS encoding leucyl aminopeptidase gives MKISTVSGKVRAGYGAIAVCLFDDEVKAPRLSALDRETVREVERVIAAAKFTGKKSETVCHYAERGAAPLLIVQGLGSRKQFTWLGLRLAAGACVRAAQQQHAKSMALISEDKFSDELDAEPVMRSLVDGLVLGAWSFDFYKSNGEPREIAEVDVYFTSAGRAQAAARVQHVAEVMAQATNLAREWGTHPTNVVGINFLTQSAKTLSRKGLKVSTVEVPEMKRLGMNLFVAVGQASAQPPRLVIMDWNPRGAKKTYALIGKGMVFDSGGLNVKTAMMEEMKSDMCGAATVLATMHAVAMLKPKQRVIGLLACAENSVSGNAYRPSDIYTAMNGKTVEIGNTDAEGRLVLADSLCYAIKNYRLNGVIDIATLTGAAVVALGNYADAVFTNNERLQRAVLDAAERGGERMWPLPNYEEYLDPMKSTVADLNNAAGHRWGGACTAAAFLKQFVGDTPWVHIDIAPTSIGAPATSILPKAIAGGSGVRTLCEFLVNG, from the coding sequence ATGAAGATCTCGACGGTTTCGGGCAAGGTGCGGGCTGGCTACGGTGCGATCGCCGTTTGCCTGTTCGACGATGAAGTCAAGGCGCCGCGGCTGTCCGCGCTGGATCGCGAAACTGTGCGCGAGGTGGAGCGCGTGATCGCGGCCGCGAAGTTCACGGGCAAGAAGAGCGAGACGGTCTGTCATTACGCCGAGCGCGGTGCGGCGCCGCTGCTCATTGTGCAGGGGCTCGGTTCGCGCAAGCAGTTCACGTGGCTCGGGCTGCGGCTGGCGGCGGGGGCCTGCGTGCGCGCCGCACAGCAGCAGCATGCGAAATCGATGGCGCTGATCAGCGAGGACAAATTCTCCGACGAACTCGACGCGGAACCGGTGATGCGCTCGCTGGTGGACGGACTCGTACTCGGCGCGTGGTCCTTCGATTTCTACAAGTCCAACGGCGAGCCGCGGGAGATCGCGGAAGTGGATGTGTATTTCACCTCCGCCGGGCGGGCCCAGGCGGCGGCGCGGGTACAGCATGTCGCGGAAGTGATGGCGCAGGCCACCAATCTGGCGCGGGAGTGGGGTACGCATCCGACCAACGTGGTGGGCATCAATTTTCTGACGCAATCGGCGAAGACGCTTTCGCGCAAGGGGCTGAAGGTCTCGACCGTGGAAGTGCCTGAGATGAAGCGGCTGGGGATGAACCTGTTTGTCGCCGTCGGTCAGGCCAGTGCGCAGCCGCCGCGGCTGGTCATCATGGACTGGAATCCGCGCGGCGCGAAAAAGACCTATGCGCTGATCGGCAAGGGCATGGTCTTCGATTCGGGCGGTCTGAATGTCAAGACCGCGATGATGGAGGAGATGAAGTCTGACATGTGCGGCGCCGCGACCGTGCTCGCGACGATGCATGCCGTGGCGATGCTGAAGCCGAAGCAGCGCGTGATCGGTTTGCTCGCCTGCGCGGAGAATTCCGTGTCCGGCAACGCCTACCGGCCGTCGGATATTTACACCGCGATGAACGGTAAGACCGTGGAGATCGGCAATACCGATGCCGAAGGTCGGCTCGTGCTGGCCGACTCGCTTTGTTACGCGATCAAGAATTACCGGCTGAACGGCGTGATCGACATTGCCACGCTCACGGGCGCGGCGGTCGTAGCGCTGGGCAACTATGCGGACGCGGTGTTCACGAACAACGAGCGCTTGCAGCGCGCGGTTCTTGACGCAGCGGAACGCGGCGGCGAGCGCATGTGGCCGCTGCCGAATTACGAAGAGTATCTTGATCCGATGAAGAGCACGGTCGCCGACCTGAATAACGCGGCCGGTCATCGCTGGGGCGGCGCGTGTACGGCGGCGGCGTTTCTGAAGCAGTTTGTGGGTGACACGCCGTGGGTGCACATCGACATTGCGCCGACCTCGATTGGCGCGCCCGCGACGTCGATACTGCCGAAAGCGATTGCCGGCGGCTCGGGCGTCCGGACACTGTGCGAGTTTCTGGTGAACGGGTAG
- a CDS encoding aspartate 1-decarboxylase: MKREVLGAKIHNARVTQLNIEYEGSCAIDHDLLDQAGILPYERVHIYNVMNGERFDTYAIPGKRGSGLIGLNGAAARLAVKGDRVIIVTYVQLDEDDPPHKALVVVLDEHNRPVKQLAHRIGRKP; encoded by the coding sequence ATGAAACGCGAAGTCCTCGGCGCGAAGATTCACAATGCGCGCGTCACGCAATTGAACATCGAATACGAAGGCTCGTGCGCGATCGATCATGATCTGCTCGATCAAGCCGGGATTCTGCCCTATGAGCGCGTTCACATCTACAATGTGATGAACGGCGAGCGCTTTGACACGTACGCGATTCCGGGCAAGCGCGGATCGGGCCTGATCGGTCTGAACGGCGCGGCGGCGCGGCTGGCGGTGAAGGGCGACCGCGTCATTATTGTGACTTACGTACAGCTTGACGAGGACGATCCGCCGCACAAAGCGCTGGTGGTCGTGCTCGATGAACACAATCGGCCGGTGAAGCAGTTAGCTCACCGGATCGGGAGAAAGCCATGA
- a CDS encoding nitronate monooxygenase, giving the protein MNRICELFGIRYPIVQAGMVWTSGWKLCVAASQAGALGMIGAGSMKPEVLAHHIRSAQTTLARSVPFAVNIPLERADAAEQIQTCLDHGVKIVFTSAGNPGLHTSRLKAAGVTVAHVVPTAKHARKCEERGVDAVVCEGTEAGGHNGADELPTFVLVPQVRDAIKLPVIAAGGIVNGRGLAAAFALGADGVQIGTRFAATVEASAHPRYKQAIVEAGETDTVLSMKNVVPVRMIKNPFALTCLEYERRGATQAEVRELLGRKREMAGIFEGDWQAGQFEAGMGAAMIHDILPAAEVVARLVREYNDTVGRLSSL; this is encoded by the coding sequence ATGAATCGCATCTGCGAGCTGTTCGGCATTCGCTATCCGATCGTGCAGGCCGGGATGGTCTGGACTTCGGGCTGGAAACTCTGCGTCGCCGCCTCGCAGGCGGGCGCGCTCGGGATGATCGGGGCGGGATCGATGAAGCCGGAGGTGTTGGCCCACCACATCCGGTCGGCCCAAACGACATTGGCCCGCAGTGTCCCGTTCGCGGTGAACATTCCGCTGGAGCGCGCGGATGCGGCGGAACAGATTCAGACCTGTCTCGATCACGGTGTCAAGATCGTGTTCACATCGGCGGGAAATCCGGGGTTGCACACGTCGCGCTTGAAGGCGGCGGGTGTCACGGTCGCGCATGTCGTCCCGACGGCGAAGCACGCGCGGAAGTGCGAAGAGCGCGGCGTGGACGCGGTGGTCTGCGAGGGGACCGAGGCCGGCGGTCACAACGGCGCGGATGAGCTTCCGACATTTGTGCTCGTGCCGCAAGTGCGCGACGCGATCAAGCTGCCGGTGATTGCGGCGGGCGGCATCGTGAACGGGCGCGGCCTGGCGGCGGCGTTCGCGCTGGGCGCGGACGGCGTTCAGATTGGGACACGATTCGCGGCCACGGTGGAAGCCTCCGCGCATCCGCGCTACAAGCAGGCGATTGTGGAAGCGGGGGAGACGGACACGGTCTTGAGCATGAAGAATGTCGTTCCGGTGCGCATGATCAAGAATCCGTTTGCGTTGACGTGCCTGGAATATGAGCGGCGCGGGGCGACGCAAGCGGAGGTTCGGGAACTGCTCGGTCGCAAGCGTGAAATGGCGGGGATCTTTGAGGGGGATTGGCAGGCTGGACAATTTGAGGCGGGCATGGGCGCGGCGATGATTCACGATATCCTGCCGGCGGCGGAAGTCGTCGCCCGCCTCGTACGCGAATACAATGACACGGTTGGGAGGCTTAGCTCGCTATGA
- a CDS encoding NADH-quinone oxidoreductase subunit I, with product MITVQPVRQIKLTLAQKTYYPELWKGLMVTCDHFFTNLFRHIGRSVGMKTKPPMVTIQYPEEQRWISPRWRGLHRLMLRPDGAPRCVACMMCETACPDKCIYITAGESPDGRIEKYPVAFEIDLLRCCFCGLCVEACPEDAIRMDTGIVEFGAFRRDELYLDREFLMNVKPELTTHTQYVGELDGRPLQRVDLVKLAQQSH from the coding sequence ATGATCACTGTACAGCCCGTTCGCCAAATCAAGCTTACGCTCGCGCAGAAGACCTACTATCCGGAGCTCTGGAAGGGGCTGATGGTCACGTGCGATCACTTCTTTACGAATCTGTTTCGTCACATCGGGCGTTCGGTGGGGATGAAGACCAAGCCGCCGATGGTGACGATTCAGTATCCGGAGGAGCAGCGCTGGATTTCGCCGCGCTGGCGCGGGCTGCATCGCCTGATGCTGCGGCCGGATGGCGCACCGCGCTGCGTGGCCTGCATGATGTGTGAAACGGCCTGTCCCGACAAGTGCATTTATATCACCGCCGGCGAATCGCCGGACGGTCGGATTGAGAAATATCCCGTCGCATTTGAAATCGATTTGTTGCGCTGCTGCTTCTGCGGCTTGTGTGTGGAGGCCTGTCCCGAAGATGCCATCCGGATGGACACGGGGATCGTGGAATTCGGCGCGTTTCGCCGTGACGAGCTGTATCTTGATCGCGAGTTTCTCATGAATGTGAAACCCGAACTGACGACGCATACCCAATACGTGGGCGAACTCGACGGGCGGCCGCTGCAGCGCGTCGATCTGGTGAAACTCGCTCAGCAGAGTCACTGA
- a CDS encoding NADH-quinone oxidoreductase subunit H gives MLLDFGIIVGKIAIIFLGILNGAGILTWVERKQSALMSDRIGANRASILGIKLLGLINSLADAIKLIFKEDFLPPKGLRFLHALAPCFAMFPVFVTFAVLPFGPPIELFGREIKLQLLNMDIGFLYILAFGSMAVYGTMLAGWASNNKFSLIGGMRASAQMISYEIILGLAIIGPVLVFGTLEPGALVTAQNQLLWGWLPKWGIIVQPIAFLLFLPASMAETKRAPFDLPEGESEIIGFATEYSGMRWGMFFLGEFAEIVVLGAVLTTLFLGGYHIPYLFDAAEMASGPGFYFPWGATIPLGTWSVVSLRVAAFMTKVAFLMWLQMQIRWTFPRFRYDQLMRVSWREMMPIALLNIGVTGLIIMWLN, from the coding sequence ATGTTGCTCGATTTCGGAATAATAGTCGGCAAGATCGCGATCATATTTCTCGGCATTCTGAACGGCGCGGGCATCCTGACGTGGGTGGAGCGCAAGCAGAGTGCCTTGATGTCGGACCGGATTGGCGCGAACCGGGCGTCGATTCTGGGAATCAAGCTGCTGGGCTTGATCAATTCGCTGGCCGACGCGATCAAGTTGATCTTCAAGGAAGACTTTCTGCCGCCCAAGGGGCTGCGCTTCCTGCATGCGCTGGCGCCCTGCTTCGCGATGTTTCCCGTGTTCGTGACGTTCGCGGTCTTGCCGTTTGGACCGCCGATCGAATTGTTCGGCCGCGAGATCAAGTTGCAGCTCCTGAACATGGATATCGGCTTTCTCTACATCCTCGCGTTCGGTTCGATGGCGGTGTACGGGACGATGTTGGCGGGCTGGGCGTCGAACAACAAGTTTTCGCTGATCGGCGGGATGCGCGCCTCCGCGCAGATGATTTCGTACGAGATCATTCTCGGCCTGGCGATTATCGGACCGGTGCTCGTGTTTGGCACGCTGGAACCGGGCGCGCTGGTGACGGCGCAAAACCAGCTGTTGTGGGGCTGGCTGCCGAAGTGGGGGATCATCGTCCAACCGATTGCGTTCCTGCTGTTCCTGCCGGCATCGATGGCCGAGACCAAGCGCGCGCCGTTCGATTTGCCTGAGGGCGAATCGGAGATTATTGGATTCGCGACGGAATATTCGGGCATGCGCTGGGGTATGTTCTTCCTCGGCGAATTCGCGGAGATCGTCGTACTGGGCGCGGTGTTGACGACGTTGTTCCTCGGCGGTTACCACATTCCGTATCTGTTCGATGCGGCGGAAATGGCGAGTGGTCCGGGCTTCTATTTCCCGTGGGGCGCGACCATTCCGCTTGGGACCTGGTCGGTCGTCAGCTTGCGGGTCGCGGCCTTCATGACCAAGGTGGCGTTTCTGATGTGGTTGCAGATGCAGATTCGCTGGACGTTCCCGCGTTTCCGATACGATCAGCTCATGCGGGTGAGCTGGCGCGAAATGATGCCGATCGCGCTCCTGAACATCGGCGTCACCGGCCTCATTATCATGTGGCTGAATTGA
- a CDS encoding (2Fe-2S)-binding protein: MPKLEIDFKPVEVPAGTNLVEAAKLLNIEIPHYCYHAGLTVVGSCRMCQVEVEQNGRKSLVIGCNTVAADGMKVYTNTEPVHRTRSNVLEFYLQHHPLDCPICDDAGECDLQNYYMRYGLHDSRVELTDKRHKHKVHDVGPTVVLDSERCVVCSRCVRFCREIVGSDELGIFSHGGEAELMNVPGKKLDNPYAGNVVDLCPVGALTDKDFRFRRRVWYLKHTPSICTGCSRGCNLLVDWELVRKHNDPERRIQRLKPRYNRLVNEWWLCDRGRYSYHGVDAPDRLLHPLTKEERNGHPLTVAEVVERAATKLKATLDKHGPKSVAVLGSPRSSNEDLFLLKRLFDDHLKVHTIDVQLTKEPGGVEDELLMKSDLSPNRRGAAELGLRPHPAGQSEGDDILAAAVEGEYELLIVVNHDLSKLLSAKELNKLDQHCAYILYLTTHGNAFCEVADDVIPLAMWAERDGSYTNFQGRVQRALKCFEPLGLAVPEWQVWQEIGQRLGLTVNAHSNAGVFDLIGASVAGFKDLTWEGLGASGKLLMGVPEPVYRKVRAKTPLPAY; this comes from the coding sequence ATGCCTAAACTCGAAATAGATTTCAAGCCCGTTGAGGTTCCGGCGGGAACGAATCTTGTGGAAGCAGCGAAGCTGCTGAATATCGAGATTCCGCACTATTGTTACCATGCCGGCTTGACGGTAGTGGGTTCGTGCCGGATGTGCCAGGTGGAGGTCGAGCAGAACGGTCGGAAGAGTCTCGTGATCGGCTGCAACACCGTGGCCGCCGACGGCATGAAGGTGTACACGAACACCGAGCCGGTTCACCGTACGCGCAGCAACGTGCTCGAGTTCTACTTGCAGCATCATCCGCTGGATTGTCCGATTTGCGACGATGCGGGCGAATGCGACTTGCAGAACTATTACATGCGGTACGGGCTGCACGACAGCCGCGTGGAGCTGACGGACAAGCGGCACAAGCACAAAGTGCACGACGTCGGTCCGACCGTGGTGCTCGACAGCGAGCGCTGTGTGGTCTGTTCGCGTTGCGTGCGGTTCTGCCGGGAGATCGTGGGCAGTGACGAACTCGGCATCTTCAGTCACGGGGGTGAAGCGGAACTGATGAATGTGCCGGGCAAAAAGCTCGACAACCCCTATGCCGGAAACGTGGTGGACCTCTGTCCGGTGGGCGCGTTGACCGACAAGGATTTCCGCTTCAGGCGCCGCGTCTGGTATTTGAAGCACACTCCGTCGATCTGCACGGGCTGTTCGCGCGGCTGTAATCTGCTCGTGGATTGGGAACTCGTGCGGAAGCACAACGATCCGGAGCGCCGGATTCAGAGATTGAAGCCGCGCTACAATCGGCTGGTGAATGAATGGTGGCTGTGCGATCGCGGCCGTTACAGCTACCACGGCGTGGACGCGCCGGATCGCTTGCTGCATCCGCTGACCAAGGAAGAGCGCAACGGCCATCCGCTGACGGTTGCCGAGGTTGTGGAGCGCGCCGCGACGAAACTCAAAGCAACGCTGGACAAGCACGGCCCCAAGAGCGTCGCCGTGCTCGGCTCGCCGCGGTCGTCGAATGAAGATCTGTTCCTGCTCAAGCGGTTGTTCGACGATCATCTGAAGGTGCACACGATCGACGTGCAGTTGACGAAAGAGCCGGGCGGAGTCGAAGACGAGCTCCTGATGAAGTCCGATCTGTCGCCGAATCGGCGCGGGGCGGCGGAGCTGGGGTTGCGTCCGCATCCGGCGGGGCAGAGCGAGGGCGATGACATTCTCGCGGCGGCGGTGGAGGGCGAGTATGAGTTGCTGATCGTGGTGAACCATGACTTGTCGAAGCTGCTCTCCGCGAAGGAGTTGAACAAGCTCGACCAGCACTGCGCTTACATTCTCTATCTGACCACGCACGGCAATGCGTTCTGCGAAGTCGCGGACGACGTGATTCCGCTGGCGATGTGGGCGGAGCGCGACGGCAGTTATACGAATTTTCAGGGCCGTGTACAGCGCGCGCTCAAGTGTTTCGAGCCGCTTGGTCTGGCCGTTCCGGAGTGGCAGGTCTGGCAGGAAATTGGCCAGCGGTTGGGCCTCACGGTGAACGCGCACTCGAACGCCGGCGTGTTCGACCTGATCGGCGCGAGCGTGGCGGGCTTCAAGGATTTGACGTGGGAAGGACTGGGCGCGTCGGGCAAGCTGTTGATGGGTGTGCCTGAGCCTGTGTATCGCAAGGTGAGAGCCAAAACGCCATTACCGGCATACTGA
- a CDS encoding glycosyltransferase family 39 protein, protein MRVSVQHRAALYVILIYGAVCAIWSQQLPEGEAPDEAAHVRYAEFLYSNARLPTQSEIVRDSLSEGFQSPLYHIALACVIGVTGYSNHRMCWAFPIGDGAQSAWPERIYDHRAMAAKAEPTDLLRYRMLRLPNVIFGMVLLWIVFRTMVIAGFYPVGSLLVSLLATTPAMLFSGATISNDMLAGVFCAAAILGLLRYRSEGRSAPLWISACMLALGMMTKSNVVFFWSAMVGVLFLTPPRWRVTKERLVLLIVPLLLAGWSMYRAFRVHPRRLDADLIAYHSSSWGRELLSWVKTALKTVYNALPTGVGVLGAQSVWLPGWYYGLYFGLTAVLLILAWRAGGRAGIQSQLGWSGLLAAVALSLLSVHWFRESGESMHSRLFIPYLPAILLLLAARVAPLPTMTVPARRERPLLILAALLLVAAHASRDVWFGFATAVKSTLHLQRGADWYAAMIGLWLAALGSASLMVATSNRWWPAVARRAVRSPYVSVWIAVCGATLSTAMFWIRVLPRVRG, encoded by the coding sequence ATGCGCGTCTCGGTTCAGCACCGAGCCGCCCTGTATGTCATTCTGATCTATGGCGCAGTGTGCGCGATCTGGAGCCAACAGTTGCCCGAGGGCGAGGCTCCCGACGAGGCGGCTCATGTCAGGTACGCCGAGTTCCTCTATTCGAATGCGCGGTTACCGACGCAATCGGAGATTGTTCGAGACAGTCTGTCGGAGGGTTTTCAATCTCCGCTCTATCACATTGCGTTGGCATGCGTGATCGGCGTTACCGGGTATTCCAATCACCGCATGTGTTGGGCGTTCCCGATAGGCGACGGCGCACAATCTGCTTGGCCGGAGCGCATTTACGATCATCGGGCGATGGCCGCGAAAGCAGAGCCGACCGACCTGCTTCGATACCGCATGTTGCGTCTGCCGAATGTGATCTTTGGGATGGTGCTGCTCTGGATCGTGTTCCGCACGATGGTCATCGCGGGATTCTATCCGGTCGGTAGTTTGCTGGTGTCGCTGTTGGCCACGACACCCGCGATGCTTTTCTCCGGCGCCACGATCTCCAATGACATGTTGGCCGGCGTGTTCTGCGCGGCAGCAATCTTGGGGCTGCTAAGATATCGGTCCGAGGGCCGATCCGCTCCGCTCTGGATCTCCGCCTGCATGTTGGCTCTGGGCATGATGACCAAGTCGAATGTGGTGTTCTTTTGGAGCGCGATGGTGGGGGTCTTGTTCTTGACCCCGCCCCGCTGGCGCGTGACCAAGGAACGTCTGGTTCTGCTGATCGTGCCGTTGCTCCTTGCCGGTTGGAGTATGTACCGCGCATTCAGGGTACATCCGCGTCGACTCGATGCTGACTTGATCGCCTATCACTCATCGTCGTGGGGCCGTGAGTTGTTATCATGGGTCAAGACGGCGCTGAAGACCGTGTACAATGCCCTGCCGACCGGTGTCGGAGTCCTGGGGGCGCAAAGCGTCTGGTTGCCGGGGTGGTACTATGGTCTATATTTCGGTCTCACCGCTGTGCTGCTGATACTGGCGTGGCGTGCGGGCGGCCGGGCCGGAATCCAATCGCAGCTCGGGTGGAGCGGACTCCTTGCCGCAGTGGCTCTGAGTCTGCTGTCCGTGCATTGGTTTCGCGAATCCGGCGAGAGTATGCACAGCCGGTTGTTCATTCCGTACTTACCTGCGATTCTCTTGCTGCTCGCGGCGCGCGTGGCACCGCTGCCCACGATGACCGTGCCGGCGCGGCGCGAACGTCCATTGCTGATTCTTGCCGCGCTTCTGTTAGTTGCCGCGCACGCCAGTCGAGACGTTTGGTTCGGTTTCGCGACGGCCGTCAAATCGACCCTGCATCTGCAGCGCGGCGCGGATTGGTATGCGGCGATGATTGGACTCTGGCTGGCTGCGCTAGGCAGTGCGTCGCTGATGGTGGCGACGTCCAATCGCTGGTGGCCGGCAGTCGCACGGCGCGCGGTTCGCAGTCCGTATGTCTCAGTTTGGATCGCCGTATGTGGCGCGACGTTGTCGACGGCGATGTTCTGGATCCGGGTACTTCCGCGGGTCCGCGGCTGA
- the nuoF gene encoding NADH-quinone oxidoreductase subunit NuoF, with amino-acid sequence MSSATGTMRVVSRNFAVPNMAKLDVATKHGAYEMLKRAVKLKPDEVTAIVKASGLRGHGGAGFSAGMKWGFVPKDKFPRYVCVNGDESEPGTCKDRLIFERDPHLMLEGALICAYAVQAERIYIYIRGEYFYPAKVMQAAVDEARAKGFVGENILKSGWSCSAHLATGAGAYICGEETGLLESLEGKKGWPRLKPPFYPAAVGLWGAPTIVNNVETLAFVPRILEMGAEQFAALGSPKNGGTSLFSLSGHVAKPGVYELPMGTPLKSLIYECGGGIPNGRKLKAVIPGGSSSHILKAEECEDLKLDFESVAAAGSMLGSAAVMVIDDTVSIPRLMLWMTRFYAHESCGQCTPCREGTGWLLRLAKKLLDGKGTRKDIDDMYEVADNIDGKTICALGAAVAWPTKSYLVKYRDEFEALVKG; translated from the coding sequence ATGAGCAGCGCCACCGGAACGATGCGCGTGGTCTCGCGGAATTTCGCGGTGCCGAATATGGCGAAACTCGACGTAGCCACTAAGCACGGCGCGTACGAGATGCTGAAGCGCGCGGTCAAGCTGAAGCCGGACGAAGTGACCGCGATCGTGAAGGCGTCGGGCCTGCGCGGACACGGCGGGGCGGGCTTTTCGGCGGGCATGAAGTGGGGCTTCGTGCCGAAGGACAAGTTCCCGCGCTATGTCTGTGTCAACGGCGACGAGAGCGAGCCGGGCACCTGCAAAGATCGCCTGATTTTCGAGCGTGATCCGCATCTGATGCTGGAAGGCGCGCTGATTTGCGCGTATGCGGTGCAGGCTGAGCGCATCTATATCTACATTCGCGGCGAGTATTTCTACCCCGCCAAGGTGATGCAGGCGGCGGTGGACGAGGCGCGCGCGAAGGGCTTCGTCGGCGAGAATATTCTCAAGAGCGGTTGGTCGTGCAGCGCGCATTTGGCGACCGGCGCGGGCGCGTATATCTGCGGCGAGGAGACGGGTCTGCTCGAATCGCTGGAAGGCAAGAAGGGTTGGCCGCGCCTGAAGCCGCCGTTCTATCCTGCCGCCGTGGGGCTGTGGGGCGCGCCGACCATCGTGAATAATGTCGAGACGCTGGCGTTCGTGCCGCGCATTCTCGAGATGGGCGCGGAGCAGTTTGCCGCCTTGGGCTCGCCCAAGAACGGCGGAACGTCGTTATTTTCGCTGTCCGGTCATGTCGCCAAGCCGGGCGTTTACGAATTGCCGATGGGGACGCCGCTGAAGTCACTCATCTACGAATGCGGCGGCGGCATTCCCAATGGCCGCAAGCTGAAGGCGGTGATTCCGGGCGGTTCGTCGTCGCATATTCTGAAGGCGGAAGAGTGCGAGGACCTCAAACTCGATTTTGAATCCGTCGCGGCGGCGGGCTCGATGCTGGGGAGCGCGGCAGTGATGGTGATCGACGACACGGTCTCGATCCCGCGGCTGATGCTGTGGATGACGCGGTTTTACGCGCACGAGAGTTGCGGCCAATGCACGCCCTGCCGCGAGGGCACGGGCTGGCTGTTGCGGCTGGCCAAGAAGTTGCTGGACGGCAAGGGCACGCGCAAGGATATCGACGACATGTACGAGGTGGCGGACAATATTGACGGCAAGACGATCTGCGCGCTCGGCGCCGCGGTGGCCTGGCCGACGAAGAGCTATCTTGTGAAGTACCGCGACGAGTTCGAAGCGTTGGTGAAGGGCTGA